From Triticum aestivum cultivar Chinese Spring chromosome 4A, IWGSC CS RefSeq v2.1, whole genome shotgun sequence, a single genomic window includes:
- the LOC123082428 gene encoding uncharacterized protein, with the protein MAIIKQSLIVLVLLICGAGGSTTPAPAPEPALLTQDNLCVGISTTNEEMVCVADGALACFAENVVTDELTFTPCFVTAAGECLAKDKEEPSKNHCIGLEISDLKCLGDSAWTCYNSFTGYIPPAFIACFPGRAPMCTPQ; encoded by the exons ATGGCCATCATCAAGCAGTCGCTCATTGTCCTAGTGCTGCTCATATGCGGAGCAGGCGGCTCCAccacaccggcgccggcgccggagccGGCGCTGCTGACGCAGGATAATCTGTGTGTCGGCATAAG CACTACCAACGAAGAGATGGTCTGCGTCGCCGACGGCGCACTGGCGTGCTTCGCCGAAAATGTAGTCACCGACGAGCTTACCTTCACGCCATGCTTCGTCACCGCCGCCGGCGAATGCTTGGCCAAGGATAAGGAGGAGCCCAGCAAGAACCACTGCATCGGCCTAGAGATCAGCGACCTGAAATGCCTTGGAGATAGCGCCTGGACCTGCTACAACAGCTTCACCGGGTACATCCCTCCCGCCTTCATCGCGTGCTTCCCAGGCAGAGCCCCCATGTGCACCCCACAGTGA